Proteins from a single region of Oncorhynchus keta strain PuntledgeMale-10-30-2019 chromosome 20, Oket_V2, whole genome shotgun sequence:
- the LOC118399453 gene encoding activity-dependent neuroprotector homeobox protein 2-like, whose amino-acid sequence MYQVPVGNLENIRKTRRKVKHILSDFGLENCKVLLEELEKEKNSDSDEVFQETEWVDFSEPFPGKRKKKWPYRTRLLCCTLCKYSTRNWYSYKSHLQRNHEYERKLSVLAPCQICPFVAHPRILKKHLLLFHGSPNVDQDADSLHSTTKKGDRFKCRKCQYVDSNLFSMKKHILLNHLEKLWHHFSGRIPDTKFPHTASRQFCKVCKMVIESTEHMLHHILSSPTHQWACAQIRTWILENTQYTKPSNYQTLAPKNQLPQVSSPEQLAGAKQSFLPPQASTLVHMAGANAKGLLQPGATVNLQSAMPQRAISATMPIGQTMVRLPSGTSLPGAPHNQVPFTIGVQGQQQPQQVFLPPRVQISIPGMSQSLMMTQRLPLNHGTPQGTILQSTPQGTMLTSQSLLSHLIPTGNKVNGMPTYTFATPVGMPGQTSNVQLMSKAPQPIKPAGNPALNAKAKKWITCPICNELLPSNVYEAHQQAAHKAQPRTAKQQGLAARAPFLRKMPDKTVKCLKCKILLSEKGLFEHLLHGLNCLYCPGMFYSIQQLVEHTNTQHNPTQKANCDFMRREYRLYTDDSGNLLFPYFDINTTAPKEILGDAELKLALVTNSLDLIFLKMQPGGKQELCRNPSKTMQTDCPFCEEKCVTLENYRAHLSGKHCIAPTVHAILKTAAFKCIYCNGVYTGKTTQKAIIIHLQRCRRAPKTPKDADSLQSAPTNGRQQQVMAFNQRVQVPGLYSTQLPPVPMAAQPSVPIPHPSESPAELQSKLRLEAAFREAMEANKKERDARASFRKQREKEKREQAPLTDPSIQLALDPSGMEKRPSEERKDFLTRYFHTKPYPTKKESEELSKRLWLTRTEVSTLFGMKRTKCMKAIQRNSPTIFMGFNMTELKKLKHDLIIPDVEPAEPEKMAEVEPEQADSPEAEPAEPEMSLPEEDPLEPHQDVPEMDPLGPEPMAV is encoded by the coding sequence TGGCCATACCGCACGCGGCTGTTGTGCTGCACCCTCTGTAAGTACTCTACACGGAACTGGTACTCCTACAAGAGTCATCTGCAGCGGAACCATGAGTATGAGAGGAAACTGTCTGTCCTGGCTCCCTGCCAGATCTGCCCCTTTGTCGCCCACCCCCGAATCCTCAAGaagcacctcctcctcttccatggcTCTCCGAACGTGGACCAAGATGCAGACTCTCTGCATTCAACTACCAAGAAAGGGGACCGGTTTAAGTGTCGTAAGTGCCAATATGTGGACTCAAACCTGTTCTCAATGAAGAAGCACATCCTGCTTAACCACCTGGAGAAGCTGTGGCACCACTTCTCAGGACGGATACCAGACACTAAGTTCCCCCATACAGCCTCCAGGCAGTTCTGTAAGGTGTGTAAGATGGTCATCGAAAGCACGGAGCACATGCTGCACCACATCCTGTCCTCTCCCACTCACCAGTGGGCCTGCGCTCAGATAAGGACCTGGATCTTAGAGAACACTCAGTACACCAAGCCTTCAAATTACCAAACACTGGCCCCTAAAAACCAGCTGCCACAGGTATCCAGTCCTGAGCAGCTGGCCGGGGCCAAACAGAGCTTCCTCCCCCCACAGGCTTCAACCCTGGTTCATATGGCTGGTGCTAATGCTAAAGGCCTCCTCCAGCCTGGTGCTACTGTCAACCTGCAGAGTGCTATGCCACAGAGGGCCATCTCAGCCACCATGCCCATCGGCCAGACCATGGTCAGACTGCCCTCTGGCACCTCACTACCTGGTGCTCCTCACAACCAGGTGCCTTTCACCATAGGGGTCCAAGGTCAGCAGCAGCCCCAGCAGGTCTTCCTGCCCCCAAGGGTGCAGATCAGCATTCCAGGGATGTCCCAGTCCCTCATGATGACTCAGCGCCTCCCCCTGAACCATGGGACCCCCCAGGGTACCATTCTCCAGAGCACCCCTCAGGGCACCATGCTGACCTCTCAGTCCCTCCTCAGCCACCTCATCCCCACAGGCAACAAGGTCAACGGCATGCCCACCTACACTTTCGCCACGCCAGTGGGCATGCCCGGCCAGACGAGCAACGTCCAGCTGATGAGCAAGGCTCCTCAACCCATCAAACCAGCAGGTAACCCCGCTCTCAATGCCAAAGCCAAGAAGTGGATCACCTGTCCCATCTGTAATGAACTGCTCCCCTCCAATGTCTATGAGGCTCACCAACAGGCTGCCCACAAGGCCCAGCCCAGAACAGCCAAGCAGCAGGGCCTGGCTGCCCGCGCTCCCTTCCTCAGGAAGATGCCTGACAAGACAGTCAAGTGTTTGAAGTGTAAGATCCTCCTGTCTGAGAAGGGCCTCTTTGAACACCTGCTGCACGGGCtcaactgtctctactgtccTGGGATGTTCTACTCCATCCAACAACTGgttgaacacacaaacacacaacacaaccccaCACAGAAGGCCAACTGTGACTTCATGAGGCGGGAGTATAGACTGTACACTGACGACAGCGGTAACCTTCTGTTCCCCTACTTTGACATTAACACCACGGCCCCCAAAGAGATCCTAGGAGATGCAGAACTGAAACTAGCTCTGGTCACGAACTCCCTGGACCTGATCTTCCTCAAGATGCAGCCTGGTGGTAAACAGGAATTGTGTCGGAACCCCAGTAAAACGATGCAGACCGACTGCCCCTTCTGTGAAGAGAAGTGTGTCACACTGGAGAACTACCGGGCCCATCTGAGTGGGAAGCACTGCATTGCGCCCACTGTCCATGCCATCCTCAAGACCGCAGCGTTCAAATGCATCTACTGCAACGGCGTTTACACAGGCAAGACCACGCAGAAAGCAATAATCATCCATCTACAGCGGTGCCGCCGTGCACCCAAGACTCCTAAAGATGCAGACAGTCTCCAGTCCGCCCCCACCAACGGACGCCAGCAGCAGGTCATGGCCTTTAACCAGAGGGTCCAGGTGCCAGGTCTGTACTCTACCCAGCTCCCTCCCGTCCCCATGGCAGCGCAGCCCTCCGTCCCCATCCCCCACCCCTCCGAGTCACCTGCTGAGCTGCAGAGCAAGCTGAGGCTGGAGGCGGCCTTCAGGGAGGCCATGGAGGCCAACAAGAAAGAGAGGGATGCGCGGGCATCCTTCCGCAAGCAACGAGAGAAGGAGAAACGAGAGCAGGCACCGCTGACCGACCCCTCTATTCAGCTAGCCCTGGACCCCAGTGGGATGGAGAAACGCCCCTCTGAGGAGCGGAAAGACTTCCTCACAAGATACTTTCACACCAAGCCGTATCCCACAAAGAAGGAGTCTGAGGAGCTCTCCAAGAGACTGTGGCTGACCCGGACTGAGGTGTCCACCCTGTTTGGGATGAAGCGCACCAAGTGCATGAAGGCGATCCAGAGGAACAGCCCTACCATCTTCATGGGCTTCAACATGACTGAGCTGAAGAAACTTAAGCACGACCTCATCATCCCAGATGTGGAACCTGCAGAACCTGAGAAGATGGCTGAAGTGGAACCAGAACAGGCAGATTCTCCAGAAGCGGAACCAGCAGAACCAGAAATGTCTCTTCCAGAAGAAGATCCTTTAGAACCACATCAGGATGTTCCAGAGATGGATCCTTTAGGACCAGAGCCGATGGCTGTCTGA
- the LOC118399454 gene encoding thioredoxin-like protein 4A translates to MSYMLPHLHNGWQVDQAILSEEDRALVIRFGHDWDPTCMKMDEVLYSIAEKVKNFAVIYLVDITEVPDFNKMYELYDPCTVMFFFRNKHIMIDLGTGNNNKINWTMEDKQEMIDIVETVYRGARKGRGLVVSPKDYSTKYRY, encoded by the exons ATGTCGTACATGCTACCTCATCTCCACAACGGCTGGCAGGTCGACCAAGCCATTCTATCCGAGGAGGACCGAGCCCTGGTTATTAGGTTTGGACACGATTGGGACCCAACATGTATGAAAATGGACGAGGTGTTGTACAGCATAGCTGAAAAG GTGAAAAATTTTGCAGTCATCTATTTGGTGGACATCACAGAGGTGCCGGACTTCAACAAGATGTACGAGCTGTATGACCCTTGCACTGTCATGTTCTTCTTCAG GAACAAGCACATCATGATAGATCTGGGGACCGGtaacaacaacaagatcaactGGACCATGGAGGACAAGCAGGAGATGATTGACATTGTTGAGACCGTTTACAGAGGAGCGAGAAAGGGACGGGGTCTGGTTGTATCTCCGAAGGACTACTCTACAAAATACAGATACTGA